In one Planctomycetota bacterium genomic region, the following are encoded:
- a CDS encoding prepilin-type N-terminal cleavage/methylation domain-containing protein → MVMRRHGFTLMELLVVISIIALLIAILLPSLTKARDLAKSVACRSNLHQMHITQIGFAVENADSAFKHVGRNTTTGNDPEHFWFGQLAKQMGTFQEQTTMFCPSAHELNLHSPRGYTGFGDFQHVWGSGDPTNTSWVSGFTGSYMYNAWMYNIEKSPKLPTGTYSPASRYWQKLSSVKYASNTPVFIDGAWCEGWPKSTDTTNGNLYDPYDPWLSIEMSRVTMKRHEEGTNIVSVDGSARNIRLRELWTLQWHRSFDTTTGFDPEQ, encoded by the coding sequence ATGGTCATGCGCCGACATGGCTTTACATTGATGGAATTACTCGTCGTCATCAGCATTATCGCGCTGCTGATCGCGATACTGTTGCCGTCGCTGACCAAGGCGCGGGACTTGGCCAAGTCCGTTGCCTGCCGATCGAATCTGCATCAGATGCACATCACCCAGATCGGTTTCGCCGTCGAAAATGCCGACAGCGCGTTCAAACACGTGGGCCGAAACACGACGACCGGAAACGACCCGGAGCATTTCTGGTTCGGACAGCTCGCCAAGCAGATGGGCACATTTCAGGAGCAGACCACCATGTTCTGCCCGTCCGCTCACGAACTGAATCTCCATTCGCCGCGCGGCTACACCGGGTTCGGCGATTTTCAGCACGTATGGGGCAGCGGCGACCCGACGAATACTTCATGGGTCAGCGGGTTCACCGGGTCGTATATGTACAACGCCTGGATGTATAACATCGAAAAAAGCCCAAAACTGCCCACCGGAACGTACAGCCCGGCCAGCCGATACTGGCAAAAACTCAGCAGCGTCAAGTACGCGAGCAACACACCCGTCTTCATCGACGGCGCCTGGTGCGAGGGCTGGCCGAAGTCCACGGACACGACCAACGGCAACCTCTATGACCCCTATGACCCGTGGCTGAGCATCGAAATGAGCCGGGTCACGATGAAGCGCCATGAGGAAGGCACCAACATCGTGAGCGTCGACGGATCGGCCCGCAACATCCGCCTGCGCGAGTTATGGACGCTCCAGTGGCACAGGTCGTTCGACACGACGACCGGCTTCGATCCCGAACAATGA
- a CDS encoding PEP-CTERM sorting domain-containing protein: MKRVIRLASAIALSTIMPTVARAAMTFNITNGGGATSQMLAGVAAAAAMWADAFDDSITVNIRVKGATLPTGVLGHTDSFYDLYPYADVRSALVADRQSADDLTSTNALQMGSAISMLINRTANDPDGVVSITPYFDTGLGGPGQAGPENNAFIRITSANAKALAIYPGGSGNTDGIITFTTQNIYDFDRSDGIAANKLDFVGIAAHEIGHVLGFDSGVDLLAGNATAPGLNDNQLKYVTTLDLFKFSTRSIGPGGGPGVIDWTADDTDKYFSVDGGATPLALFSHGAIYEESHWQDGLGLGLMDPTAVSGELLAFTSNDFRAFDVIGYNRVGFTIPEPSSGLMLLGLIHCIPVRRPETRRPRASSGT; encoded by the coding sequence ATGAAACGCGTCATCCGACTCGCCAGCGCTATCGCTTTGTCCACGATCATGCCCACCGTCGCTCGAGCGGCGATGACATTCAATATCACCAACGGCGGCGGTGCGACGTCGCAGATGTTGGCGGGCGTGGCGGCCGCCGCGGCGATGTGGGCCGACGCTTTCGATGACTCGATCACCGTCAACATTCGCGTCAAGGGCGCGACGCTGCCCACCGGCGTGCTCGGACACACAGACAGCTTCTATGATCTCTACCCTTACGCCGATGTGCGGTCGGCCCTGGTGGCTGATCGGCAAAGCGCCGATGATCTGACGAGTACGAATGCGCTGCAGATGGGTTCGGCCATTTCGATGCTGATCAATCGCACCGCCAACGATCCCGACGGCGTCGTGAGCATCACGCCCTATTTCGACACGGGCCTGGGCGGCCCCGGGCAGGCCGGCCCGGAGAACAACGCCTTCATCCGTATCACCTCCGCCAATGCCAAAGCGCTGGCGATTTACCCCGGCGGATCAGGCAACACCGACGGCATCATCACCTTCACCACGCAGAACATTTATGACTTTGACCGAAGCGACGGCATCGCCGCCAACAAGCTCGATTTCGTGGGCATCGCCGCGCACGAGATCGGCCACGTGCTGGGTTTTGACAGCGGTGTGGACCTGCTGGCCGGCAACGCGACCGCGCCGGGTCTCAACGACAATCAGCTCAAATACGTCACCACGTTGGACCTGTTCAAGTTCTCGACCCGCAGCATCGGTCCCGGCGGCGGGCCGGGCGTCATCGACTGGACCGCGGACGATACTGACAAATACTTCTCCGTCGACGGCGGAGCTACGCCGCTGGCGCTCTTTTCCCACGGCGCGATATACGAAGAGTCTCACTGGCAGGACGGATTGGGATTGGGCCTGATGGACCCCACCGCCGTTTCGGGAGAACTTCTGGCTTTTACGAGCAACGACTTTCGCGCCTTTGATGTGATCGGCTACAACCGCGTGGGTTTCACCATCCCCGAGCCATCATCGGGGTTGATGCTTCTCGGATTGATCCACTGCATTCCCGTGCGACGCCCCGAAACACGGCGCCCCCGTGCGTCAAGCGGGACATGA
- a CDS encoding DUF1549 domain-containing protein, producing MKIAIAMTFAAVLSLVAPACLADAPIDFSTQIKPLLREHCTKCHAGPKRKGGFSFDSPHSVLEGGESGPAAVVGNADKSLIIKLVSATDPDDRMPAKGDPLTADQIALLKAWINQGMTWEAGFTFAPVYPIAPLAPRKPDLPGADVNINPIDRLLAPYFAEHHVALAPVLDDHAFARRVGLDLVGLIPSPAELAAFEADKSPDKRAKLVEKLLADRDNYAVHWMTFWNDALRNAYRGTGFIDGGRRQITGWLYQSLYDNMPYDQFVRELIDPVDGSEGFIRGIVWRGVVNASQRPEMQAAQNIGQVFMGTNLKCASCHDSFVNQWKLDQSYALASVFADQPLEIHRCDKPTGKISRVGFLFSELGDIDAKAPKAERIRELAKLVTAPGNGRTGRTMVNRLWAMLMGRGIVEPVDDMDQPPFDADVLDYLASDLADHGYDLKRTLTLICTSRVYQSAAIAPPDDNTYVFRGPIVRRMDAEQFVDAVSTLTDQWQRVTPDMTKANGGNGKGGQLAAIMSARGAAKTDEPLTGRWVWDDAKLAMRDPGGRVYLRTVLKLDKAPTRAPAAMTCDNQFTLYINGEKVAESDEWQKPVHLDLAKHLKAGNNIIAVEATNWPDKEHKLGLQFTEPNGAGFVLAMAGYEGEQRAWTLLSDDQWLCSRVAAPRWLSADFDASAWKQVQVIEADKALWKLGDQLAVGSPAKAPDHVRAAIAYDTPLLVAMGRPNREQVVTRRDTLATTLEALELTNGATLDAMLHAGADHILHDVGDDAAKLVSAIYQRALGREPSAAERAAAMEIVGSPATSQGVADLMWAIVMLPEFQLLP from the coding sequence ATGAAAATCGCGATCGCCATGACATTCGCCGCCGTCCTGTCGCTTGTCGCCCCGGCTTGTTTGGCCGACGCGCCGATCGATTTTAGCACCCAGATCAAGCCCCTGCTGCGCGAGCACTGCACCAAGTGTCACGCCGGGCCCAAGCGCAAGGGCGGGTTCAGTTTCGACAGCCCCCACTCGGTCCTCGAAGGAGGCGAGAGCGGGCCCGCCGCGGTCGTCGGAAATGCGGACAAGTCGCTGATCATCAAGCTCGTCAGCGCCACGGACCCCGACGACCGGATGCCCGCCAAGGGCGATCCGCTCACGGCGGATCAGATCGCGCTGCTCAAGGCGTGGATCAATCAGGGCATGACATGGGAAGCGGGGTTCACGTTCGCACCGGTCTACCCGATCGCCCCGCTCGCGCCGCGGAAGCCGGACCTGCCCGGCGCCGATGTGAACATCAATCCGATCGACCGGCTGCTTGCCCCCTACTTCGCGGAACATCATGTCGCGCTGGCGCCCGTGCTTGACGATCACGCGTTCGCCCGGCGCGTCGGGCTTGATCTGGTCGGCCTGATCCCGTCGCCTGCGGAGCTGGCGGCGTTCGAAGCGGACAAGTCGCCGGACAAGCGCGCGAAACTCGTCGAGAAACTGCTCGCTGACCGCGACAACTATGCGGTGCACTGGATGACGTTCTGGAACGATGCCCTGCGCAATGCCTATCGCGGCACGGGCTTCATCGACGGCGGACGACGGCAGATCACCGGCTGGCTCTATCAGTCGCTCTACGACAACATGCCCTACGACCAGTTCGTCCGCGAACTGATCGACCCCGTCGACGGGTCCGAAGGGTTCATCCGCGGCATCGTCTGGCGCGGCGTCGTCAACGCCAGCCAACGCCCGGAAATGCAGGCCGCACAGAACATCGGGCAAGTCTTCATGGGCACGAACCTCAAATGCGCCTCGTGTCACGACAGCTTCGTCAATCAATGGAAGCTCGATCAGTCGTACGCGCTGGCGAGCGTCTTCGCGGATCAACCGCTTGAGATTCACCGCTGCGATAAACCGACCGGCAAAATCTCGCGCGTCGGCTTCCTGTTCTCCGAGCTGGGCGACATCGACGCCAAAGCACCGAAGGCGGAGCGGATCAGGGAACTGGCCAAGCTGGTCACGGCCCCGGGCAACGGGCGGACGGGGCGGACGATGGTGAACCGGTTGTGGGCGATGTTGATGGGACGCGGGATTGTGGAGCCGGTCGATGACATGGATCAGCCGCCGTTCGATGCGGATGTGCTGGATTATCTGGCGTCGGATTTGGCGGATCACGGATACGACCTGAAGCGGACGCTGACGCTCATCTGCACGTCGCGCGTGTATCAGTCGGCGGCGATCGCCCCGCCGGACGACAACACGTACGTGTTTCGAGGGCCGATTGTCCGTCGCATGGACGCGGAGCAGTTTGTCGATGCGGTGTCGACGCTCACCGATCAATGGCAGCGCGTCACGCCCGACATGACCAAGGCCAACGGCGGCAACGGCAAAGGCGGACAGTTGGCGGCAATCATGTCGGCGCGCGGCGCGGCGAAGACGGATGAGCCGTTGACGGGTCGATGGGTGTGGGACGATGCGAAATTGGCGATGCGCGATCCGGGCGGACGCGTGTACCTCCGCACCGTACTCAAGCTCGATAAAGCCCCGACCCGCGCCCCCGCCGCGATGACCTGCGACAATCAGTTCACGCTCTACATCAACGGCGAAAAAGTCGCAGAAAGCGACGAGTGGCAGAAGCCCGTCCATCTCGATCTGGCGAAGCATCTGAAAGCGGGCAACAACATCATCGCCGTCGAAGCCACCAACTGGCCCGACAAGGAGCACAAACTCGGCCTGCAATTCACCGAGCCCAACGGCGCGGGATTCGTCCTCGCGATGGCGGGATATGAAGGCGAGCAGCGCGCATGGACGCTCCTCAGCGATGATCAATGGCTCTGCTCCCGTGTCGCCGCGCCGCGCTGGCTCAGTGCGGACTTCGATGCGAGCGCATGGAAGCAAGTGCAGGTGATCGAGGCGGACAAGGCGCTCTGGAAGCTGGGCGATCAACTTGCGGTCGGTTCGCCGGCGAAGGCGCCCGATCATGTGCGTGCGGCGATCGCGTATGACACGCCGCTGCTGGTGGCGATGGGCCGGCCCAATCGCGAGCAGGTCGTGACGCGCCGGGACACCCTGGCGACGACGCTCGAAGCGCTGGAACTGACCAACGGCGCGACGCTCGACGCCATGCTTCACGCGGGAGCGGATCACATACTCCACGACGTCGGCGACGATGCGGCGAAGCTCGTGAGCGCGATTTACCAAAGAGCGCTCGGCCGCGAGCCGAGCGCGGCGGAGCGCGCGGCGGCGATGGAAATCGTCGGCTCGCCGGCGACCTCGCAAGGCGTCGCGGACCTGATGTGGGCCATCGTGATGCTGCCGGAATTTCAACTGCTGCCCTAA
- a CDS encoding sigma-70 family RNA polymerase sigma factor — MDTPHPRQTADATDAQLLAEFSSTHNEGAFAELDRRHGGMVLAVCRSTLSDAAEAQDAAQAVFLTLARKAHDRKARASTAGWLHRVAWHVAVRAARARATRRRHEMEAARMRHETQEQERDPIEFEALHAGLDRLPEKYRVPLILHHLEGHSQAQTASIIGCSVNALAVRLHRGRTMLRKLMERRGAAMGQAALVGPWILPSASQASPSFIAASAKLASSAAAGNVAHVAASDSVRMLSESAMRRLLWTKVKWLIYVGAVLLIGTAVRLAFVPPTVPPPSGAPPKSVIITGQVARISRQSLFIQRSTGSPVEIEFDSTTQMMLNDKVCTVADLQAGLDAAVYKADGQPALKILAYTPGSRTLGNQSSGVAPKSP; from the coding sequence ATGGACACCCCGCACCCGAGACAGACGGCGGACGCCACCGACGCGCAATTGCTCGCGGAGTTTTCGAGCACGCACAACGAGGGGGCCTTCGCCGAATTGGATCGCCGGCACGGGGGGATGGTTCTTGCCGTCTGCCGTTCGACGCTAAGCGACGCTGCGGAAGCGCAGGACGCGGCGCAGGCGGTGTTCCTGACGCTCGCTCGCAAGGCACACGACAGGAAGGCCCGTGCCAGCACAGCGGGATGGCTGCATCGCGTGGCGTGGCATGTGGCGGTGCGCGCTGCGCGGGCACGTGCGACCCGACGCCGTCATGAGATGGAGGCCGCTCGCATGAGGCACGAGACTCAGGAGCAAGAGCGCGACCCGATCGAATTCGAAGCGCTTCACGCCGGCCTGGACCGGTTGCCCGAGAAATACCGCGTGCCGCTCATCCTGCATCACCTGGAGGGCCATTCGCAGGCGCAAACGGCTTCGATAATCGGTTGCAGCGTCAACGCGCTGGCGGTGCGGCTGCATCGCGGACGGACCATGCTTCGTAAATTGATGGAGCGTCGGGGCGCCGCGATGGGGCAGGCCGCGCTCGTGGGGCCATGGATCCTCCCTTCCGCATCGCAAGCGTCGCCGTCGTTCATCGCCGCCTCCGCCAAACTGGCTTCGTCCGCTGCTGCGGGCAACGTCGCTCATGTGGCGGCGTCCGATTCGGTCCGCATGCTCTCGGAATCGGCCATGCGCCGCCTTCTATGGACCAAGGTCAAGTGGCTGATCTACGTCGGAGCGGTGCTGCTGATCGGAACGGCGGTGCGGTTGGCGTTCGTGCCGCCGACCGTACCGCCGCCGTCCGGCGCGCCGCCCAAGTCCGTCATCATCACCGGCCAAGTCGCGCGGATCAGTCGTCAGTCGCTCTTCATTCAGCGTAGCACCGGATCGCCGGTCGAAATTGAATTCGACTCGACCACTCAGATGATGCTCAATGACAAAGTCTGCACCGTCGCGGATCTGCAAGCGGGTCTGGACGCAGCGGTCTACAAGGCGGATGGACAACCTGCCCTGAAAATCCTCGCCTACACCCCCGGAAGTCGAACCCTCGGAAATCAATCCTCCGGAGTCGCGCCCAAATCACCATGA
- a CDS encoding sigma-70 family RNA polymerase sigma factor, with protein MHSSRIVRRKNPPGTSNPGRVVRYEDGEQQKAPTAMDHKLIVHTLLRERGRITSLIWSILRDGHESDDLFQEVCLRALDRENSFSDEAHLLRWALKISRHKAIDLLRASNRKVLLMDDATMSLLEDRWCDRDLPAWELGEALEHCIGLLPAPSRHLLDLRYREAMNGKTIAKARGQKRDAVYKALQRIHSILHDCIRNRIGSAAAEAGDV; from the coding sequence ATGCATTCGAGCCGAATCGTGCGGCGGAAAAATCCGCCCGGGACGTCCAATCCGGGGCGGGTCGTTCGTTATGAAGATGGAGAGCAACAGAAGGCGCCGACAGCCATGGACCACAAGCTCATTGTTCACACGCTCTTACGCGAGCGTGGCCGAATCACTTCGCTGATCTGGTCCATCCTGCGCGATGGGCACGAGTCGGATGATCTTTTTCAGGAGGTTTGTTTGCGGGCTTTGGATCGCGAGAACTCGTTTTCGGATGAGGCGCATCTCCTGCGATGGGCGCTGAAGATTTCGCGGCACAAGGCGATCGACCTGCTGCGGGCTTCTAATCGAAAAGTCTTGTTGATGGATGACGCGACGATGTCGCTGCTGGAGGATCGGTGGTGCGATAGGGACCTGCCGGCCTGGGAACTGGGCGAGGCGCTGGAGCACTGCATTGGATTGCTGCCCGCACCGAGTCGGCATCTGCTGGACCTGCGTTATCGCGAAGCGATGAATGGGAAGACCATCGCTAAGGCGCGGGGACAGAAACGCGACGCGGTCTACAAGGCCCTGCAGCGCATCCACTCAATTCTTCACGACTGTATCCGAAACCGCATCGGCAGCGCCGCTGCGGAGGCAGGCGATGTCTGA
- a CDS encoding sigma-70 family RNA polymerase sigma factor: MAQPNEQFARLFAKHEHELYRYVLTLVPHPADAEDIVQEAAADLWRKFDEYDADKPFLPWAARFAFVEVMRHRKRENVRRKYFSDAVVEALADDRLRYQQLLVQQRRALDGCLSHLKPGERELIETRYGEDKTIVELAQESGRPTNTLYVALTRLRRKLLTCLNRSLADEVGP; encoded by the coding sequence ATGGCCCAACCCAACGAGCAATTCGCCCGCCTTTTCGCAAAACACGAGCATGAGCTTTACCGCTATGTGCTCACGCTCGTGCCCCATCCCGCCGACGCGGAGGATATCGTGCAGGAGGCGGCGGCGGACCTCTGGCGCAAGTTCGACGAGTACGATGCGGACAAGCCGTTTCTGCCCTGGGCCGCCCGATTCGCGTTCGTCGAGGTGATGCGTCACCGCAAGCGCGAGAACGTCCGCCGCAAGTATTTTTCCGATGCGGTCGTCGAAGCGCTGGCGGACGATCGCCTGCGCTATCAGCAGCTTCTGGTGCAGCAGCGCCGGGCGCTGGACGGGTGTCTGAGCCATCTCAAGCCCGGCGAGCGCGAACTGATCGAGACGCGCTACGGCGAGGACAAGACGATCGTGGAACTGGCTCAGGAATCGGGCCGTCCGACCAATACGCTCTACGTCGCCCTGACGCGCCTTCGCCGCAAGCTATTGACGTGTCTGAACCGCTCGCTTGCCGATGAGGTCGGACCGTGA
- a CDS encoding sulfatase-like hydrolase/transferase: MDAPVAQVVRHDDRLRSRTMSWASKVPSPCTWVTDNLSHEVQHYDAAHEDAAGKGQIMTRHTLTLLFVLLTMIGTVQADDRPNVVIILADDLGWADIGVQHEPATVDVATPNIDKLFESGLRFTNGYVASATCGPSRASLLTGRTSSRFGIEGNEEVGVPTTEIFIPQIIKQAGYTSGIIGKWHLGEHPGQLPLDKGFDEFYGFLGGNHNYYSKPLLSGTKEVDFKGYLTDALADKAVDFIERNRKGPFFLYAAFNAPHSPMMATQHYIERVVEHQPRFKPVYERMKLIKGRDALPDFSFSEFRSPDADPQIMRLVYCAMVAGLDDGVGKIMEAIDKAGIRKNTLVVFLSDNGAALARPTDFGGVNLPLRSGKGTVFDGGVRVVFGASWPGTIPAGKDYDGIVNATDLFTTTVELAGAKVPQDRKIDGVNLIPYLTGKMPGNPHDTFFFRRKDQDSWSLRSGDFKWVKDRKSKMTAEGELYKISEDVSESKDISSQYPDEKKQLIHLYETLTRDLPDPER, encoded by the coding sequence ATGGACGCTCCAGTGGCACAGGTCGTTCGACACGACGACCGGCTTCGATCCCGAACAATGAGTTGGGCTTCAAAGGTTCCGTCGCCGTGCACTTGGGTCACGGACAATCTGAGCCACGAAGTTCAACACTACGACGCGGCACACGAGGATGCTGCAGGAAAAGGCCAGATCATGACACGACATACGCTGACACTGCTGTTCGTTTTGTTGACGATGATCGGTACAGTTCAAGCAGACGATCGCCCCAATGTCGTCATCATTCTGGCTGACGATCTTGGTTGGGCGGATATCGGTGTTCAACATGAACCAGCGACCGTAGATGTTGCCACACCCAATATCGACAAGCTCTTTGAGTCGGGACTTCGCTTCACAAACGGCTACGTGGCCAGTGCGACTTGCGGGCCATCGCGTGCGTCTCTGTTGACCGGGCGCACGTCCAGCCGCTTCGGGATTGAAGGCAACGAGGAAGTCGGCGTACCGACGACCGAGATTTTCATTCCGCAGATCATCAAGCAAGCGGGCTACACGAGCGGGATCATCGGGAAATGGCACTTGGGGGAACATCCAGGCCAGTTGCCTCTGGATAAAGGATTCGATGAGTTCTACGGATTCCTCGGCGGAAATCACAACTATTACTCCAAACCACTTTTGTCCGGCACAAAAGAGGTGGACTTCAAGGGCTACCTGACGGACGCATTGGCGGACAAAGCGGTCGATTTCATCGAACGAAATAGGAAAGGTCCCTTCTTTCTCTATGCGGCGTTCAACGCCCCTCATTCTCCGATGATGGCAACGCAGCATTACATCGAACGCGTTGTTGAGCACCAGCCGCGCTTCAAGCCGGTTTACGAACGCATGAAACTGATCAAGGGTCGCGATGCATTGCCTGATTTCAGCTTTTCGGAATTTCGGTCACCAGATGCGGATCCGCAAATCATGAGACTTGTCTATTGCGCCATGGTCGCGGGGTTGGATGATGGGGTCGGCAAGATCATGGAAGCCATCGACAAAGCGGGGATTCGCAAGAACACGCTGGTTGTATTTCTCAGTGACAACGGAGCCGCTCTGGCGCGTCCGACCGATTTCGGCGGCGTGAATCTGCCGCTGCGCAGCGGGAAAGGAACGGTTTTTGACGGGGGTGTGCGCGTGGTGTTCGGCGCCTCCTGGCCAGGGACTATTCCAGCCGGCAAAGACTATGACGGGATCGTCAACGCCACCGATCTGTTCACCACCACCGTCGAACTTGCCGGCGCGAAGGTGCCTCAAGACCGAAAGATCGACGGCGTCAATCTCATACCCTATCTCACGGGCAAAATGCCGGGCAACCCGCATGACACGTTTTTCTTCCGCCGCAAGGATCAAGATAGTTGGTCATTGCGTTCGGGCGACTTCAAATGGGTCAAGGATCGAAAATCCAAAATGACGGCCGAGGGAGAACTCTACAAAATCTCCGAGGATGTTTCCGAATCGAAGGATATCAGCTCGCAATACCCCGATGAAAAGAAGCAACTGATTCACCTATATGAAACCTTGACAAGAGACCTGCCCGATCCTGAACGATAG
- a CDS encoding gfo/Idh/MocA family oxidoreductase, whose protein sequence is MTSPSISRRNFNLAAAAMTSAAVIGSRAYAAGSDKIRVGIIGAGNRCSIDARDLLIAGGDVEIVAIADMFQDKVDTFIATLSDPKKYWGEYDKAQGKFKVTPDDIYLGFDAVDKVLCRSDVDMVLLTTPPAFRADYIVKAVAAGKHIFAEKPGAVDAVGLRKLYAAHEEAGKKGLSIVVGAQARRMPHYIETIKRIKDGALGPVTTGYPYWHCDMVDWHWIAKAPGMSDMEHQLRAWPHFVWTGGDHYVEQHLHNLDVMNWVLGTPVRCLGHGGQAQRHDKGPIFDHFNVEFEYDNNIRANSGASQLARCMNVIGERFAGPLGEAWLSRAGCYITGKNAWKWTGPLSSGGHEQFADLTGAIRSNTPINEIKRLADATTMAIMGRMSAYTGRATSWDWLLNASQLDLMPPAELMRLDASLPECPLPVPGVTKLV, encoded by the coding sequence ATGACATCTCCCTCCATCTCGCGTCGCAACTTCAATCTGGCCGCGGCGGCGATGACCAGCGCCGCAGTGATTGGTTCGCGCGCTTACGCGGCCGGCAGCGACAAGATTCGCGTCGGCATCATCGGCGCCGGCAATCGCTGCTCGATCGACGCCCGCGATCTTCTGATCGCCGGCGGGGACGTCGAGATTGTCGCCATCGCCGACATGTTTCAGGACAAAGTCGACACATTCATTGCGACCCTCAGCGATCCCAAAAAGTACTGGGGCGAATACGACAAGGCCCAAGGCAAGTTCAAGGTCACGCCGGACGACATTTATCTTGGCTTTGATGCGGTGGACAAGGTTCTCTGCCGCAGTGATGTGGACATGGTGCTGCTCACCACGCCGCCGGCGTTCCGCGCCGATTACATCGTGAAGGCCGTCGCCGCCGGCAAGCACATCTTCGCCGAAAAGCCCGGCGCGGTCGACGCGGTCGGGCTTCGCAAGCTCTACGCGGCGCATGAAGAAGCCGGGAAAAAGGGCCTGTCGATCGTCGTCGGGGCGCAGGCCCGCCGCATGCCGCACTACATCGAGACGATCAAGCGCATCAAGGACGGCGCGCTGGGGCCCGTCACGACCGGCTATCCGTACTGGCACTGCGACATGGTCGACTGGCACTGGATCGCCAAGGCGCCGGGTATGAGCGACATGGAGCATCAGCTTCGCGCCTGGCCGCATTTCGTCTGGACCGGCGGCGATCACTATGTCGAACAGCACCTGCACAATCTCGACGTGATGAACTGGGTGCTCGGCACGCCGGTGCGTTGTCTGGGGCACGGCGGACAGGCGCAGCGTCACGACAAGGGCCCGATCTTCGATCACTTCAATGTCGAGTTCGAATACGACAATAACATCCGCGCCAACAGCGGCGCGAGCCAGCTCGCCCGCTGCATGAACGTCATCGGCGAGCGCTTCGCCGGCCCGCTCGGTGAAGCGTGGCTCAGTCGCGCCGGCTGCTACATCACCGGTAAGAACGCATGGAAGTGGACCGGCCCGCTCTCCAGCGGCGGGCACGAACAGTTCGCCGACCTCACCGGCGCGATCCGCTCCAACACGCCGATCAACGAGATCAAACGCCTCGCCGATGCGACGACCATGGCCATCATGGGCCGCATGTCCGCATACACCGGGCGGGCCACATCATGGGACTGGCTGCTTAATGCCTCGCAACTGGACCTGATGCCGCCCGCGGAATTGATGCGCCTGGACGCTTCGCTGCCTGAATGCCCGCTGCCCGTCCCCGGCGTGACGAAGCTCGTTTGA